From a region of the Erythrobacter neustonensis genome:
- the cpaB gene encoding Flp pilus assembly protein CpaB, with amino-acid sequence MDRKKLVLLLGALIIAIGTAFGARSMFAGGAAPSAEAAAVPTGPRVLVAKRALTAGTIITADALGFQPWPKELVQDAYFIDGEADMNKLLGTVVRYPITAGEPVTQGSLVAPGDRGFLAAALGPGMRAVTVPVSATTGVAGFIFAGDRVDLVLTQQIDGADQSTPLRTAETVLRNLRVLATDQTTEKSTDENGKTVVAEFRTVTLEVTPKIAEKIAVAQTIGTISLALRSIADSQSELEKAVAAGDVQIPEGATPEQEEKLLKAAMARPLDKGTTFVTGGDVSRFQRTTVPPRAAPQNAGAMAAPAPAPVAAAPSGGAAPAAAPVYRGPSVRVTRGKETTETAISARSGLAQD; translated from the coding sequence ATGGATAGGAAGAAACTGGTTCTGCTGCTTGGCGCGCTGATCATCGCGATCGGCACCGCCTTTGGCGCGCGCAGCATGTTCGCAGGCGGCGCCGCGCCTTCGGCCGAAGCCGCTGCGGTGCCGACCGGCCCGCGCGTGCTGGTCGCCAAGCGCGCGCTGACCGCGGGCACGATCATCACTGCCGACGCGCTGGGCTTCCAGCCCTGGCCCAAGGAACTGGTGCAGGACGCCTATTTCATCGACGGCGAGGCCGACATGAACAAGCTGCTCGGGACGGTCGTGCGCTATCCGATCACCGCAGGCGAGCCGGTGACGCAAGGCTCGCTGGTCGCGCCGGGCGACCGCGGCTTCCTTGCTGCGGCGCTTGGCCCGGGTATGCGCGCCGTCACCGTTCCGGTGTCTGCCACCACCGGGGTTGCCGGCTTCATCTTCGCGGGCGACCGGGTCGATCTCGTGCTGACCCAGCAGATCGACGGGGCCGACCAGTCCACTCCGCTGCGCACCGCCGAAACCGTGCTGCGCAACCTGCGCGTGCTCGCCACCGACCAGACCACGGAAAAGAGCACCGACGAGAACGGCAAGACCGTGGTCGCCGAATTCCGCACGGTGACATTGGAAGTGACCCCCAAGATCGCAGAGAAGATCGCGGTCGCCCAGACGATCGGCACGATCAGCCTTGCGCTGCGCTCGATTGCGGACAGCCAGTCCGAACTGGAAAAGGCGGTTGCCGCAGGCGATGTGCAGATCCCCGAAGGCGCGACGCCCGAACAGGAAGAAAAGCTGCTCAAGGCCGCGATGGCCCGACCGCTCGACAAGGGCACGACCTTCGTGACCGGCGGCGATGTGTCGCGCTTCCAGCGCACCACCGTGCCGCCGCGCGCAGCGCCGCAGAACGCAGGGGCGATGGCTGCACCTGCCCCGGCACCGGTCGCAGCCGCACCGTCCGGCGGCGCAGCGCCTGCCGCTGCCCCCGTCTAC
- a CDS encoding NAD(P)/FAD-dependent oxidoreductase: MIHDIAIIGAGMAGASLAAELGAHARVLLLEAEDAPGYHATGRSAAFWEECYGGPGVVPLTRASGAYLAEHGFLTPRGALYIGRAEDRAAMADFRASYEGTGVEIAPLGAAALADRVPFIRPEWSEALYQPACADIDVAGLHQHYLTAARRHGVTIACRARVTALTRAGGAWTITCANGQTWQAATIVNAAGAWADEVAQAAGISPIGIAPLRRTVAVLRVDPAAPADLPLVLDINGGFYFKPDGGRLWLSPHDEIPSAPCDAAPEELDVAVAIDRFQQVTDWRIAAVEHRWAGLRSFAPDRMPVYGDAPDTEGFFWFAGQGGFGIQTAPAAARLAAQMLLGQGADAMTSGIDRAMFSPARFAPSLHSI; this comes from the coding sequence ATGATCCACGATATCGCGATCATCGGTGCCGGAATGGCGGGTGCGAGCCTTGCGGCCGAATTGGGCGCGCATGCCCGCGTGCTGCTGCTCGAAGCCGAGGACGCGCCGGGCTATCACGCGACCGGGCGGTCTGCCGCGTTCTGGGAAGAATGCTATGGCGGGCCCGGCGTGGTCCCGCTGACCCGCGCATCGGGGGCCTATCTTGCCGAACACGGGTTTCTGACCCCGCGCGGCGCACTGTATATCGGTCGCGCCGAAGACCGCGCGGCAATGGCCGATTTCCGCGCGTCCTACGAAGGCACCGGGGTCGAGATCGCCCCGCTGGGTGCTGCGGCGTTGGCCGATCGCGTGCCCTTCATCCGCCCCGAGTGGAGCGAGGCGCTGTATCAGCCGGCCTGCGCGGATATCGATGTGGCGGGGCTGCATCAGCATTATCTGACTGCAGCCCGGCGGCATGGCGTCACGATTGCCTGCCGCGCGAGAGTGACGGCGCTGACCCGCGCGGGCGGCGCATGGACGATCACTTGTGCGAACGGGCAGACGTGGCAGGCCGCGACGATCGTCAATGCCGCCGGCGCATGGGCGGACGAGGTTGCGCAAGCCGCAGGCATTTCGCCCATCGGCATCGCGCCGCTGCGCCGCACGGTCGCGGTGCTGCGGGTCGATCCGGCCGCACCCGCCGATCTGCCGCTGGTGCTCGACATCAACGGCGGCTTCTACTTCAAGCCCGATGGCGGGCGGCTGTGGCTGTCCCCGCACGACGAGATTCCTTCGGCCCCCTGCGATGCCGCGCCCGAAGAGCTCGATGTCGCGGTGGCGATCGACCGCTTCCAGCAGGTCACCGACTGGCGCATCGCTGCGGTCGAGCATCGCTGGGCGGGCCTGCGCAGCTTCGCGCCCGACCGGATGCCCGTCTATGGCGACGCGCCTGACACCGAGGGCTTCTTCTGGTTTGCAGGGCAGGGCGGCTTCGGCATCCAGACCGCGCCTGCTGCGGCAAGACTGGCGGCGCAGATGCTGCTGGGGCAGGGGGCGGACGCGATGACCTCAGGAATCGATCGGGCGATGTTCAGCCCCGCACGCTTCGCGCCTTCGCTGCATTCGATCTAG
- the thrB gene encoding homoserine kinase, with protein MAVYTHLGAEDLARLIGEYDVGSLVMAKGIAEGVSNSNWLVETTGSGGSGTRFILTLYERRIDYADLPYFLGLLDHLAAKGCPVPRTMHDRDGASWRMVEGKAAALIEFLPGVSPTRPTPTQARSIGAVLAGLHLAAADFPQTRANAMDFAASAAILDACGAAALETIDPALPAMLDHARVAAALDLSALPQSQTHTDLFPDNVLMLGEDVTGLIDFYFACTGPMLLDLTVTHAAWCFDAANAYRADCGVALIDGYQSVRPLTPEERALFADVAKGACLRFVASRAEDWLDTPDDALVTRKYPMQFAQRWQFYHDHGAALLAG; from the coding sequence ATGGCGGTTTACACCCATCTGGGGGCGGAAGACCTTGCCCGGCTGATCGGCGAATATGACGTCGGTTCGCTGGTCATGGCCAAGGGCATCGCCGAGGGCGTGTCCAATTCGAACTGGCTGGTGGAAACCACCGGCAGCGGCGGGTCGGGAACCCGGTTCATCCTCACGCTGTACGAACGGCGGATCGACTATGCCGATCTGCCTTATTTCCTCGGCCTGCTCGATCATCTGGCGGCCAAGGGCTGCCCGGTGCCGCGCACGATGCACGACCGCGATGGCGCATCGTGGCGGATGGTCGAGGGGAAAGCGGCGGCGCTGATCGAATTCCTGCCCGGTGTCTCCCCCACCCGCCCCACCCCGACACAGGCGCGAAGCATCGGCGCGGTGCTGGCGGGGCTGCATCTGGCCGCCGCCGACTTCCCGCAGACCCGCGCCAATGCGATGGATTTTGCCGCCAGCGCGGCGATACTCGATGCCTGCGGTGCTGCAGCCCTCGAAACGATCGACCCTGCGCTGCCCGCGATGCTCGATCACGCCCGCGTGGCCGCAGCTCTTGATCTGTCCGCGCTCCCGCAATCGCAGACGCACACCGACCTGTTCCCCGACAACGTGCTGATGCTCGGCGAGGACGTGACGGGGCTGATCGATTTCTACTTTGCTTGCACAGGGCCGATGCTGCTCGATCTGACGGTGACGCATGCGGCATGGTGTTTCGATGCAGCCAATGCCTACCGCGCGGATTGCGGCGTAGCGCTGATCGATGGGTATCAGTCGGTCCGCCCGCTCACCCCCGAAGAACGCGCGCTGTTTGCAGACGTAGCCAAGGGCGCGTGCCTCAGGTTCGTCGCCAGCCGCGCCGAAGACTGGCTCGATACCCCCGACGATGCGCTGGTGACGCGCAAGTACCCGATGCAATTTGCGCAGCGCTGGCAGTTTTACCACGATCACGGCGCAGCCCTGCTTGCCGGATAA
- the rnhA gene encoding ribonuclease HI, translating to MKQVDIFTDGACKGNPGPGGWAAILRMGVHEKELVGGEPETTNNRMEMTAVLRGLAALTEPCAVTVHTDSRYVIDGMTQWIFGWQKRGWVNAAKKPVANEDIWRELIAAARPHKVQWQWVKGHAGHPENERCDALASEEAKRQADSRSAFKH from the coding sequence ATGAAACAGGTCGACATTTTCACCGACGGTGCGTGCAAGGGCAACCCCGGACCCGGCGGCTGGGCCGCGATCCTGCGCATGGGCGTGCATGAAAAGGAACTGGTCGGCGGGGAGCCCGAGACCACCAACAACCGCATGGAAATGACCGCGGTGCTGCGCGGCCTCGCCGCCCTCACCGAACCGTGCGCCGTCACAGTCCACACCGACAGCCGCTATGTCATCGACGGCATGACGCAGTGGATTTTCGGCTGGCAGAAACGCGGCTGGGTCAACGCGGCCAAGAAGCCCGTCGCCAACGAGGATATCTGGCGCGAACTGATCGCCGCGGCGCGCCCACACAAGGTGCAATGGCAGTGGGTCAAGGGCCACGCCGGTCACCCCGAAAACGAACGCTGCGACGCGCTCGCCAGCGAAGAAGCGAAGCGTCAGGCCGACAGCCGGTCAGCCTTCAAGCACTGA
- a CDS encoding YegP family protein: MAHHFEISKDKAGEYRVKFKYNSETMFSTEGYSSKAGAQNAIDSFKKNGPNAEVVDNS; this comes from the coding sequence ATGGCGCACCATTTCGAGATCAGCAAGGACAAGGCGGGCGAATACCGCGTGAAGTTCAAATACAATTCGGAAACGATGTTCTCGACCGAAGGCTATTCGAGCAAGGCGGGCGCGCAAAACGCGATCGATTCGTTCAAGAAAAACGGCCCGAACGCCGAGGTTGTCGACAACAGTTGA
- a CDS encoding A24 family peptidase — translation MNAISYGLLIALAIALLIAAFTDLRRRQIDNWLNAAIALTAPVFWWASGMELWPDVAIQLAVGLGAFAVLAALFAFKVMGGGDVKLLAALALWLPFYNFMQLLLIMAIAGGVLTVLLIFWHTARRQRDRIAVPYGVAIAFGGLWVLAQNYLPAGAIAGLGA, via the coding sequence ATGAATGCCATTTCCTACGGGCTGCTGATCGCCTTGGCAATTGCGCTGCTGATCGCGGCTTTCACCGATCTGCGCCGCCGCCAGATCGACAACTGGCTCAATGCGGCGATCGCCTTGACCGCGCCGGTGTTCTGGTGGGCGAGCGGGATGGAATTGTGGCCCGATGTCGCAATCCAGCTCGCCGTGGGCCTGGGGGCCTTTGCGGTTCTGGCGGCATTGTTTGCGTTCAAGGTGATGGGCGGCGGTGATGTGAAGCTGCTGGCCGCGCTCGCACTGTGGCTGCCGTTCTACAATTTCATGCAGTTGTTGCTGATCATGGCGATCGCGGGCGGCGTGCTGACGGTGCTCTTGATCTTCTGGCACACAGCGCGGCGCCAGCGCGACCGGATCGCGGTGCCATACGGGGTGGCGATCGCTTTCGGCGGATTGTGGGTGCTGGCGCAGAACTATCTGCCCGCCGGCGCGATCGCGGGCCTCGGCGCATAA
- a CDS encoding alpha/beta fold hydrolase yields the protein MNRRAIPDTARESMWTAADGHAIRRIDWPAAGSAPRGSILFLPGRGDFYEKYLETLDQWHDAGWRVTAADWRGQAGSGRLGSDPITGHVEDFSIWVDDLAQLWTAWTAETPGPHILAAHSMGGHIVLRALAAHRIAPDAVILSAPMTGIAGPPLPLRVLHAVAGTMCRIGDPQRQAWKWSEKPGVLPANRDKLLTHDGDRYADEQWWREARPELVMGPASWRWVERAYASWMMLEAPGALEAVDVPVLIISTAADRLVSHPANLRAAARLPRAELIALGDEAFHEVLREADPVRDDLMQKIDAFLSRTCAPKPAV from the coding sequence ATGAACCGCCGCGCGATCCCCGATACCGCGCGCGAAAGCATGTGGACGGCGGCCGATGGCCATGCGATTCGCCGTATCGACTGGCCCGCCGCCGGTTCTGCGCCGCGCGGGTCGATCCTGTTCCTCCCGGGACGCGGCGATTTCTACGAAAAATATCTCGAAACGCTTGACCAGTGGCACGATGCCGGCTGGCGGGTGACTGCGGCCGATTGGCGCGGACAGGCCGGATCGGGGCGGCTTGGGAGCGATCCGATCACCGGCCATGTCGAGGATTTCAGCATCTGGGTCGACGATCTGGCGCAGCTGTGGACAGCGTGGACCGCCGAAACCCCCGGCCCGCATATTCTCGCCGCGCATTCGATGGGCGGGCATATCGTGCTGCGCGCGCTGGCGGCACACCGGATCGCGCCCGATGCGGTGATCCTCAGCGCGCCGATGACCGGGATCGCCGGCCCGCCGCTGCCCTTGCGCGTGCTCCACGCGGTGGCCGGCACAATGTGCCGGATCGGCGATCCGCAGCGACAGGCGTGGAAGTGGAGCGAGAAGCCCGGCGTGCTGCCGGCCAACCGCGACAAGCTGCTGACGCACGACGGCGACCGTTATGCCGACGAACAGTGGTGGCGCGAGGCGCGCCCCGAGCTGGTGATGGGCCCGGCAAGCTGGCGCTGGGTCGAACGCGCCTATGCCTCGTGGATGATGCTCGAAGCGCCCGGCGCGCTCGAAGCGGTCGATGTGCCCGTGCTGATCATCTCGACCGCAGCCGACAGGCTGGTGAGCCACCCTGCCAACCTGCGCGCCGCCGCGCGCCTGCCGCGCGCCGAGTTGATCGCGCTGGGCGATGAGGCGTTCCACGAGGTGCTGCGCGAAGCCGATCCCGTCCGCGACGATCTGATGCAGAAGATCGACGCCTTCCTCAGTCGCACCTGCGCCCCCAAGCCAGCCGTCTGA
- the ispH gene encoding 4-hydroxy-3-methylbut-2-enyl diphosphate reductase, with translation MNAPFPAADVPATDLPPLNLLIAAPRGFCAGVDRAIEIVEKALERYGSPVYVRHEIVHNKYVVEGLKAKGAIFVKELDEVPDDAPVVFSAHGVPKAVPAEARRRELLYLDATCPLVSKIHRQAERQIEKGRHIIFIGHEGHPEVIGTMGQVEPGQMTLVETIEDVDKLPFDSDEDLSYLTQTTLSVDDTREVIEALEWRYPNISGPKAEDICYATSNRQAAVKELAHDCDLVLVIGAPNSSNSLRLVEVAERLGTPAKLIQRASEIDFAWLDGVTTLGLTAGASAPEVLVREVVAALAQHRTIHEREITATVEKMVFKLPRQLTE, from the coding sequence ATGAACGCGCCCTTTCCTGCCGCCGACGTGCCGGCGACCGACCTTCCCCCGCTCAACCTGCTGATCGCTGCCCCGCGGGGCTTCTGCGCCGGGGTCGACCGCGCGATCGAGATCGTCGAAAAGGCGCTCGAACGCTATGGCTCGCCGGTCTATGTCCGGCACGAGATCGTCCACAACAAATATGTCGTCGAAGGGTTGAAGGCCAAGGGCGCGATCTTCGTCAAGGAACTCGACGAGGTGCCCGACGATGCGCCGGTGGTGTTCAGCGCGCACGGTGTGCCCAAGGCGGTGCCGGCCGAAGCGCGCCGCCGCGAACTGCTCTATCTCGATGCGACCTGCCCGCTGGTGAGCAAGATCCACCGCCAGGCCGAACGCCAGATCGAGAAAGGCCGTCACATCATCTTCATCGGCCACGAAGGCCACCCGGAGGTGATCGGCACGATGGGTCAGGTCGAGCCCGGGCAGATGACGCTGGTCGAAACGATCGAGGATGTCGACAAGCTGCCCTTCGATTCGGACGAGGACCTGTCCTACCTCACCCAGACGACGCTGTCGGTCGATGACACGCGCGAAGTGATCGAGGCGCTCGAATGGCGCTATCCCAATATCTCGGGGCCCAAGGCCGAGGACATCTGCTATGCGACCTCGAACCGGCAGGCAGCGGTCAAGGAACTGGCGCATGATTGCGACCTGGTGCTGGTGATCGGCGCGCCCAATTCGTCCAATTCGCTGCGGCTGGTCGAAGTGGCCGAGCGGCTGGGAACGCCCGCCAAGCTGATCCAGCGCGCGAGCGAGATCGATTTTGCCTGGCTCGACGGGGTGACCACACTGGGGCTGACCGCCGGGGCATCCGCGCCCGAAGTGCTGGTGCGCGAAGTGGTCGCCGCGCTGGCACAGCACCGCACCATCCACGAGCGCGAGATCACCGCGACGGTGGAGAAGATGGTGTTCAAGCTGCCCCGCCAGTTGACCGAATAG